Proteins encoded in a region of the Bartonella taylorii genome:
- a CDS encoding PAS domain-containing sensor histidine kinase produces MIVTPLPKPSMDKSHLSALMQAIRGADICVLYQTTNLVYLWAENLPQHLHNKWRVGCRDSDFFSLDLADNIETIKLQVLATGKMQTIEARFEDMSKQAIWYKFSIDCHRNDNGDIIGIITTGVDISGLRRREQVLKILLREVSHRSKNLLAIIQSIASQTARYTESLQIFLRKFQGRLHSLSHSQDLITDSDWRGAQFRELVQSQTLGYLMKDTERFSLEGVDPYLFPNAALHIGLAFHELIVNSLSFGALSQEKGNIRVRCEIQTKMNGKTQLLITWNENFAAETLLSNENKACFGSAVLEKIVPISVNGSASLKLTEKGIVYCLCVPDTYFDTLF; encoded by the coding sequence ATGATTGTTACGCCTCTCCCAAAGCCCTCCATGGATAAATCGCATCTAAGCGCCCTCATGCAAGCGATCCGTGGTGCTGATATTTGTGTTTTATACCAGACAACAAACCTAGTCTATTTATGGGCTGAAAACTTGCCCCAGCATTTGCATAATAAATGGCGAGTGGGGTGCCGTGACAGTGACTTTTTTTCACTTGATCTTGCAGATAATATCGAAACAATCAAATTGCAGGTTCTAGCCACCGGCAAAATGCAAACCATTGAAGCACGGTTTGAAGATATGAGCAAACAAGCGATTTGGTATAAATTTTCTATTGATTGCCACCGTAATGATAACGGAGATATTATCGGTATTATCACCACCGGTGTTGATATTTCAGGATTACGCCGACGTGAGCAAGTGCTGAAAATACTCCTTCGAGAAGTCAGCCACCGCTCTAAAAATCTTCTCGCCATCATTCAAAGTATTGCCAGCCAAACCGCCCGCTACACTGAATCCCTTCAGATTTTCTTACGTAAATTTCAGGGGCGACTCCATTCTCTTTCCCATTCTCAAGACCTCATCACCGATTCCGATTGGCGTGGTGCGCAATTTCGCGAATTGGTTCAATCGCAAACTTTGGGCTATTTAATGAAAGACACAGAACGTTTTTCACTTGAAGGCGTAGATCCTTATCTTTTTCCGAATGCAGCCTTGCATATTGGCTTGGCTTTTCATGAACTCATTGTCAATTCTCTCTCTTTTGGTGCCTTATCACAAGAAAAGGGGAATATCCGTGTACGCTGTGAAATTCAAACAAAAATGAATGGAAAAACGCAACTGCTCATTACTTGGAATGAAAATTTTGCAGCAGAAACTCTTCTTTCTAATGAGAACAAAGCCTGTTTTGGGAGTGCCGTCCTAGAAAAGATTGTTCCCATTTCTGTAAATGGTTCGGCTTCTTTAAAACTGACAGAAAAAGGAATTGTGTATTGCCTGTGTGTTCCTGATACCTATTTTGATACCCTTTTTTAA
- a CDS encoding response regulator encodes MSLSTRIAPHLPYLRRFARSVTGSQSSGDAYVSAMLEALIADISIFPQASSDRIGTYWLFCHLFDQTTPNIPEPMPQFGLEQKTSAKLSYLTPRARQAFLLIAVEGFNEQEAREIMNLDTKEFRKLLNQASTDISQQIATEVMIIEDEPLIALDIEQMVESLGHQVVGIARTRDEAVIMYHKEKPRLILADIQLADNSSGIDAVNDILQNDHIPVIFITAFPERLLTGERPEPTFLVTKPFNPDMVKALISQALFFQENASKAA; translated from the coding sequence ATGTCATTATCAACGCGCATAGCACCGCATCTTCCCTATCTTCGGCGTTTTGCCCGCTCTGTCACAGGCAGCCAATCCTCTGGTGATGCTTATGTCTCAGCGATGTTGGAAGCACTTATTGCTGATATTTCCATTTTTCCCCAAGCATCCAGTGACCGCATTGGTACCTATTGGCTTTTTTGCCACCTTTTTGACCAAACCACACCAAACATCCCTGAACCAATGCCACAATTTGGTCTTGAACAAAAAACCAGTGCCAAATTATCGTATTTGACACCGCGTGCACGACAAGCATTTTTATTGATTGCCGTTGAAGGATTTAATGAACAAGAAGCCCGCGAAATTATGAATCTTGATACAAAAGAGTTCCGCAAGCTTCTCAACCAAGCATCGACGGATATTTCTCAACAAATTGCCACTGAAGTGATGATTATTGAAGATGAACCCCTTATTGCGCTGGATATTGAGCAAATGGTAGAAAGCTTGGGACATCAGGTGGTAGGGATAGCACGAACCCGTGATGAAGCTGTCATCATGTATCATAAGGAAAAACCACGGTTAATTTTGGCTGATATTCAATTGGCCGATAACAGCTCGGGCATTGATGCGGTAAATGACATTTTACAAAACGACCATATACCGGTAATCTTTATCACCGCTTTTCCTGAAAGATTACTGACCGGAGAGCGTCCAGAACCTACTTTTTTAGTCACGAAACCCTTTAATCCTGATATGGTGAAAGCACTTATTTCCCAAGCTTTATTTTTTCAAGAGAATGCTTCGAAAGCGGCCTAA